The proteins below are encoded in one region of Mycobacterium pseudokansasii:
- a CDS encoding putative quinol monooxygenase, producing the protein MPVVVVATLTVKPESVDTVRDILTTAVEEVHGEPGCELYSLHQTGETFVFVEQWADADALTVHSTAPAVAKMFKAAGDHLVGAPDIKMLQPIPAGDPGKGQIRP; encoded by the coding sequence ATGCCCGTCGTCGTCGTCGCCACGCTGACCGTCAAGCCCGAGTCGGTGGACACCGTCCGCGACATCTTGACCACCGCGGTCGAAGAGGTGCACGGCGAACCCGGCTGCGAGCTGTACTCCCTGCACCAAACGGGTGAGACGTTCGTCTTCGTCGAGCAATGGGCCGACGCCGACGCACTCACAGTCCACAGCACCGCTCCCGCGGTCGCCAAGATGTTCAAGGCGGCCGGTGACCACTTGGTCGGCGCCCCCGACATCAAGATGTTGCAGCCCATCCCTGCGGGCGATCCGGGCAAAGGGCAGATTCGGCCCTGA
- a CDS encoding FtsK/SpoIIIE family DNA translocase: protein MANRTVARSGSRTSRSKATSRGATRSARSAAPRAGRKSPTRSVKRVSRPARRRNQSLLASTGLACGRALRATWLMAARGTGGAARSIGRARDIEPGHRRDGVALVLLGLAVVVAAGSWFHAARPVGAWVDTVLRILIGSAVVLLPIVLVATAIVLMRTQPNPDTRPRLILGSSLIASSFLGLRHLWAGSPGTPALRGHAAGFIGFAIGGPLSDGLTAWIAAPLLFIGALFGLLLLTGTTVREVPDALRRIFGTRLFQRDYFEDHEYDHEYDQGCDDFAGDDADTVEVAREDFSDGYYDEVPLRPESCPPADDVPTVPEPAVGRGRKRSSKKQDTQALDRVVEGPYTLPSVDLLVAGDPPKKRSAANNHMAAAIGEVLIQFKVDAAVTGCTRGPTVTRYEVELGPGVKVEKITALQKNIAYAVATESVRMLAPIPGKSAVGIEVPNTDREMVRLADVLTAPPTRRDHHPLVIGLGKDIEGDFISANLAKMPHLLVAGSTGSGKSSFVNSMLISLLTRATPEEVRMILIDPKMVELTPYEGIPHLITPIITQPKKAAAALAWLVEEMEQRYQDMQASRVRHIDDFNDKVRSGAISAPLGSQRVYRPYPYVVAIVDELADLMMTAPRDVEDAIVRITQKARAAGIHLVLATQRPSVDVVTGLIKTNVPSRLAFATSSLTDSRVILDQAGAEKLIGMGDGLFLPMGASKPIRLQGAYITDEEIHAVVTACKDQAEPEYTEGVTTAKPTGERTDVDPDIGDDMDVFLQAVELVVSSQFGSTSMLQRKLRVGFAKAGRLMDLMETRGIVGPSEGSKAREVLIKPDELAGTLALIRGGSDADGEPA from the coding sequence ATGGCGAATCGGACCGTTGCCCGCTCCGGAAGCAGAACGAGCAGGTCAAAAGCCACTTCGCGGGGGGCGACGCGCAGCGCACGGTCGGCTGCGCCCAGGGCGGGCAGGAAGAGCCCGACCAGGTCGGTCAAGCGGGTGAGCCGGCCCGCCCGGCGGCGCAACCAATCCCTGCTGGCATCGACCGGGCTGGCCTGCGGCCGGGCCCTGCGCGCGACCTGGCTGATGGCGGCCAGGGGCACCGGGGGAGCGGCGCGGTCGATCGGGCGCGCGCGCGACATCGAACCCGGACATCGCCGCGACGGTGTGGCGCTGGTCTTGCTGGGCCTTGCCGTGGTCGTCGCCGCCGGTTCGTGGTTCCACGCCGCCCGGCCCGTCGGGGCGTGGGTCGACACGGTGCTGCGGATACTCATCGGCTCGGCCGTCGTGTTGCTGCCCATCGTCCTCGTCGCCACGGCGATAGTGCTGATGCGGACCCAGCCCAATCCCGACACCCGCCCGCGGCTGATTCTGGGATCCAGCCTGATCGCATCGTCTTTCCTGGGATTACGGCACTTGTGGGCCGGTTCGCCCGGAACTCCGGCGTTGCGCGGGCACGCGGCCGGGTTCATCGGTTTTGCGATCGGCGGGCCGTTGTCGGATGGGCTGACGGCGTGGATCGCCGCGCCACTGTTGTTCATCGGCGCGCTGTTCGGGCTGCTACTGCTCACCGGAACCACGGTCCGCGAGGTGCCCGACGCCCTGCGCCGCATCTTCGGCACGCGGCTATTCCAGCGTGACTACTTCGAGGACCACGAATACGACCACGAATACGACCAGGGCTGTGACGATTTCGCGGGTGACGACGCGGACACCGTCGAGGTCGCGCGTGAGGATTTCTCCGACGGCTACTACGACGAAGTCCCGCTGAGGCCTGAGAGCTGCCCACCGGCTGACGACGTACCGACTGTTCCCGAACCGGCGGTCGGGCGCGGCCGGAAGCGCAGCTCCAAGAAGCAGGACACCCAAGCACTGGATCGCGTCGTCGAAGGTCCCTACACGCTGCCCTCGGTGGACCTGCTGGTGGCCGGCGATCCGCCCAAGAAGCGAAGCGCGGCCAACAACCACATGGCCGCCGCCATCGGTGAGGTGCTCATCCAGTTCAAGGTCGACGCGGCCGTCACCGGCTGCACCCGCGGGCCGACCGTCACCCGATACGAGGTCGAACTGGGGCCCGGCGTCAAGGTGGAGAAGATCACCGCGCTGCAGAAGAACATCGCGTATGCGGTGGCCACCGAGAGCGTGCGGATGCTGGCCCCGATCCCCGGCAAGTCCGCTGTCGGCATCGAGGTGCCCAACACCGACCGGGAAATGGTGCGGCTGGCCGACGTGCTGACGGCGCCGCCGACCCGTCGCGACCACCATCCGCTGGTGATCGGGCTGGGCAAGGACATCGAAGGCGACTTCATCTCGGCCAACCTGGCCAAGATGCCGCATCTGCTGGTCGCCGGCTCGACCGGCTCCGGCAAGTCCAGCTTCGTCAACTCGATGCTGATATCGCTGTTGACCCGGGCCACTCCGGAAGAGGTCAGGATGATCCTGATCGACCCGAAGATGGTGGAACTGACGCCCTATGAAGGCATCCCGCACCTGATCACGCCGATCATCACCCAGCCGAAGAAGGCGGCGGCCGCGCTGGCGTGGCTGGTCGAGGAGATGGAGCAGCGCTACCAGGACATGCAGGCCTCCCGGGTGCGCCACATCGACGACTTCAACGACAAGGTTCGGTCCGGCGCGATCAGCGCGCCGCTGGGCAGCCAGCGGGTGTACCGGCCCTACCCCTACGTCGTGGCGATCGTCGACGAGCTGGCCGACCTGATGATGACCGCCCCGCGGGACGTCGAGGACGCCATTGTGCGGATCACCCAGAAGGCCCGCGCCGCCGGAATCCATTTGGTTTTGGCCACCCAGCGCCCGTCGGTCGACGTGGTCACCGGGCTCATCAAGACCAATGTGCCGTCGCGGCTGGCATTTGCGACGTCGTCGCTCACCGACAGCCGGGTGATCCTGGATCAGGCGGGCGCGGAAAAGCTGATCGGCATGGGCGATGGCCTATTCCTGCCGATGGGCGCCAGCAAGCCGATCCGGCTGCAGGGCGCCTACATCACCGACGAGGAGATCCACGCCGTCGTCACCGCCTGCAAGGACCAGGCCGAACCCGAATACACCGAGGGCGTCACGACCGCGAAGCCCACCGGCGAGCGCACCGATGTCGACCCCGACATCGGCGACGACATGGATGTCTTCCTGCAGGCCGTGGAGCTGGTGGTGTCCAGTCAGTTCGGCTCCACCTCGATGTTGCAGCGCAAACTACGGGTGGGTTTTGCCAAGGCCGGCCGGTTGATGGACCTGATGGAGACTCGCGGCATCGTCGGACCCAGCGAAGGCTCCAAGGCCCGCGAGGTGCTGATCAAACCCGACGAGCTGGCGGGAACGCTGGCATTGATCCGGGGCGGGAGCGACGCCGACGGCGAGCCCGCGTAA
- a CDS encoding amino-acid N-acetyltransferase: MTENRRDFRPVVRRARTSDVPSIKKLVDTYAGKILLEKNLVTLYEAIQEFWVAEHPGIQGKVVGCGALHVLWADLGEIRTVAVDPAMTGRGIGHAIVDRLLEVARELRLERLFVLTFETEFFARHGFTEIEGTPVTAEVFEEMCRSYDIGVAEFLDLSYVKPNILGNSRMLLVL, from the coding sequence GTGACCGAAAATCGACGGGATTTCCGACCGGTAGTCCGGCGCGCCCGCACGTCGGACGTCCCTTCGATCAAGAAACTCGTCGACACCTATGCGGGAAAGATCCTGCTGGAAAAGAACCTGGTAACGCTCTACGAAGCGATTCAAGAATTCTGGGTGGCCGAACACCCCGGCATCCAGGGCAAAGTCGTCGGTTGCGGGGCGCTGCACGTGTTGTGGGCCGATCTCGGTGAAATCCGTACTGTCGCGGTCGACCCCGCCATGACGGGGCGCGGCATCGGCCACGCGATCGTCGACCGGTTGCTCGAGGTTGCCCGCGAACTTCGGCTGGAGCGGCTGTTCGTGTTGACTTTCGAGACCGAATTCTTTGCCCGGCACGGATTTACCGAGATCGAGGGCACGCCGGTCACCGCCGAGGTGTTCGAGGAGATGTGCCGGTCCTATGACATCGGGGTCGCCGAATTCCTGGATTTGAGCTACGTCAAGCCCAACATCCTGGGCAATTCCCGGATGCTGCTGGTCCTGTGA
- the pgsA gene encoding CDP-diacylglycerol--glycerol-3-phosphate 3-phosphatidyltransferase — MPGTARIANLANILTGLRLVLVPIFLYALFYDGGHQTPARVAAWAIFAVASITDRFDGLLARNYGMATEFGAFVDPIADKTLIGAALIGLSMLGDLPWWVTVLILAREIGVTVLRLAVIRRGVIPASWGGKLKTVVQAVAIGLFVLPLSGALHTAAVVVMAAAIVLTVVTGVDYVASTVREIRAGSPGAK; from the coding sequence ATGCCAGGAACCGCCCGTATTGCCAACCTCGCCAATATTCTGACCGGCCTGCGGCTGGTGTTGGTGCCGATTTTCTTGTACGCACTGTTCTATGACGGCGGCCACCAAACGCCCGCCCGAGTCGCAGCATGGGCGATATTTGCCGTCGCCAGCATTACCGATCGGTTCGATGGCTTGCTTGCCCGCAACTACGGCATGGCGACCGAATTCGGCGCATTCGTCGATCCCATCGCCGACAAGACCCTGATCGGGGCTGCGCTGATCGGCCTGTCGATGTTGGGCGACTTGCCCTGGTGGGTCACGGTGTTGATCCTGGCCCGCGAGATCGGGGTTACTGTGTTGCGGCTGGCTGTGATTCGCCGCGGTGTCATTCCCGCCAGTTGGGGCGGCAAACTCAAGACCGTGGTCCAGGCGGTGGCGATCGGCCTGTTCGTGTTGCCGCTTTCGGGCGCGTTGCACACGGCGGCGGTGGTGGTAATGGCCGCTGCCATCGTGCTGACCGTGGTGACCGGTGTCGATTACGTGGCATCCACAGTCCGGGAGATTCGCGCGGGGAGCCCCGGGGCCAAGTAA
- the clgR gene encoding transcriptional regulator ClgR — protein sequence MASLVREVIGDVLRGARTSQGRTLREVSDSARVSLGYLSEVERGRKEPSSELLNAICEALEVPLSEVLIVAGERLAVEDRATRAPSVAGASIDVSTKVVIPAVASLAVA from the coding sequence ATGGCGTCATTGGTGCGCGAGGTCATTGGCGACGTGTTGCGCGGGGCTCGGACTTCGCAGGGCCGGACGCTGCGCGAGGTGTCCGATTCGGCGCGGGTGAGCCTCGGATACCTCTCTGAAGTGGAACGCGGCCGCAAGGAGCCTTCCAGTGAGCTGCTCAACGCGATTTGCGAGGCGTTGGAGGTCCCGCTGTCGGAGGTCCTCATCGTCGCCGGCGAGCGGTTGGCCGTCGAGGATCGTGCGACACGTGCCCCATCGGTGGCTGGTGCCAGCATCGACGTCAGCACCAAGGTGGTCATCCCTGCGGTCGCGTCACTGGCGGTGGCCTGA
- the pspA gene encoding phage shock protein PspA, protein MANPFVKAWKYLMALFSSKIDEYADPKVQIQQAIEEAQRTHQALTQQAAQVIGNQRQLEMRLNRQLADIEKLQVNVRQALTLADQATAAGDAAKAAEYNNAAEAFAAQLVTAEQSVEDLKTLHDQALNAAAQAKKAVEQNSMVLQQKIAERTKLLSQLEQAKMQEQVSASLRSMSELAAPGNVPSLDEVRDKIERRYATALGQAELAQSSVQGRMLEVQQAGIQMAGHSRLEQIRASMRGEALPAGGAAGPGATPATPAAEGGGQIAEKPFGQ, encoded by the coding sequence ATGGCCAATCCGTTCGTCAAGGCGTGGAAGTACCTGATGGCGCTGTTCAGCTCCAAGATTGACGAGTACGCCGACCCCAAGGTGCAGATCCAGCAGGCCATCGAGGAAGCGCAGCGCACTCATCAAGCGCTGACTCAGCAGGCGGCGCAGGTGATTGGCAACCAGCGGCAGCTGGAGATGCGGCTCAATCGGCAGCTGGCCGACATCGAAAAGCTTCAGGTCAACGTCCGTCAGGCGCTGACGCTGGCCGACCAGGCCACCGCGGCCGGTGACGCTGCCAAAGCAGCTGAGTACAACAACGCCGCCGAGGCCTTCGCCGCGCAGCTGGTGACCGCCGAGCAGAGCGTCGAAGACCTCAAGACCCTGCATGACCAGGCGCTCAACGCGGCCGCTCAGGCCAAGAAGGCCGTCGAGCAGAATTCCATGGTGCTGCAGCAGAAGATCGCCGAACGCACCAAGCTGCTCAGCCAGCTCGAGCAGGCGAAGATGCAGGAGCAGGTCAGCGCATCGCTGCGGTCGATGAGCGAGCTCGCGGCCCCGGGCAATGTGCCCAGCCTCGACGAGGTACGCGACAAGATCGAACGCCGCTACGCCACCGCGCTTGGTCAGGCCGAGCTTGCGCAATCGTCGGTGCAGGGCCGCATGCTCGAGGTCCAGCAGGCCGGCATCCAGATGGCCGGTCATTCCCGGCTGGAGCAGATCCGGGCGTCGATGCGCGGAGAAGCATTGCCGGCCGGGGGTGCCGCCGGACCGGGCGCCACCCCGGCCACGCCTGCCGCCGAGGGCGGCGGGCAGATCGCCGAGAAACCGTTCGGCCAGTAA
- the pspM gene encoding phage shock envelope stress response protein PspM: MAVKSAQRGRRRASLQRWLDMIAEIFDFAARKISAATDPRARLLRRRRRALRWALIFSAGCVFWAAVTAVLAAWGWFALLLQITGAIAVVQVIPATLLFFRYRWLRAEPLPTPRPATTRRLPPPGSAARPAMSALGASERGFFSLLGVIERGAMLPADEIADLTAAANQTSAAMAATAAEVVSMERAAQYSQSSRSHLVPTINAFTAQLSAGVRQYNEMVTAAAQLVSSANGGAVGEPGSQQRYREELAGATDRLVGWAQAFDELGGLPRR; encoded by the coding sequence ATGGCGGTCAAGTCGGCTCAGCGTGGGCGGCGGCGTGCGTCGCTGCAGCGCTGGCTCGACATGATCGCCGAGATCTTCGACTTCGCCGCGCGGAAGATCAGCGCCGCCACCGACCCGCGGGCCCGATTGCTTCGCCGCCGTCGCCGTGCGCTGCGCTGGGCGTTGATATTCAGCGCCGGATGCGTGTTCTGGGCTGCGGTGACGGCGGTGCTGGCGGCGTGGGGCTGGTTCGCGCTGCTGCTGCAGATCACCGGAGCGATCGCGGTGGTTCAGGTCATCCCCGCGACGCTGCTGTTCTTCCGCTACCGCTGGTTGCGGGCGGAGCCGCTGCCGACGCCGCGGCCGGCTACCACCCGCCGGTTACCCCCGCCCGGTTCGGCGGCCCGGCCCGCGATGTCGGCGTTGGGTGCCTCCGAACGCGGGTTCTTCTCGTTGTTGGGTGTAATCGAGCGGGGCGCGATGTTGCCGGCCGACGAGATCGCTGACTTGACGGCCGCTGCCAACCAGACGTCGGCGGCGATGGCGGCGACAGCGGCCGAAGTGGTGTCGATGGAGCGGGCGGCGCAGTATTCGCAATCGTCGCGGTCGCATCTGGTGCCGACCATCAACGCGTTCACCGCGCAGCTCAGCGCCGGCGTCCGTCAATACAACGAAATGGTCACCGCCGCAGCGCAATTGGTCTCGTCGGCCAATGGCGGCGCGGTGGGTGAGCCGGGATCGCAACAGCGCTACCGCGAGGAACTGGCCGGTGCCACCGATCGTCTGGTCGGTTGGGCGCAGGCGTTCGACGAACTCGGCGGGCTGCCCCGCCGGTAG
- a CDS encoding limonene-1,2-epoxide hydrolase family protein has protein sequence MTEPTQTTPETVDNIRTVEGFLSALQNEDFDAVAAAFDDNLVYENVGFSRIRGGRRTVKLLRKMEGRLGFEVKIHRIAADGAAVLTERTDALILGPLRLQFWVCGVFEVHDGKITLWRDYVDVFDMTKALLRGLAALVIPRLRTTL, from the coding sequence ATGACCGAGCCGACCCAGACCACCCCCGAAACTGTAGACAACATCCGAACGGTCGAGGGTTTCCTGAGCGCCCTGCAGAACGAGGATTTCGACGCAGTAGCGGCGGCATTCGACGACAACCTCGTCTACGAGAACGTCGGATTCTCAAGGATCCGCGGCGGCCGCCGGACGGTGAAGCTGCTCCGCAAGATGGAAGGGCGCCTCGGGTTCGAAGTCAAGATCCACCGCATTGCCGCCGACGGCGCAGCGGTACTCACCGAACGGACCGATGCGCTGATCCTCGGGCCGCTGCGGCTGCAATTCTGGGTCTGCGGCGTGTTCGAAGTGCACGACGGGAAGATCACGCTCTGGCGCGACTACGTAGACGTATTCGACATGACGAAGGCGCTGCTACGCGGTCTGGCCGCACTAGTGATCCCCCGGCTCAGGACGACGTTGTAG
- a CDS encoding glycosyltransferase — MHVAVVAGPDPGHSFPAIALCQRFQAAGDTPTLFTGVEWLDAAHAVGIDAVELDGLTATDEDLDAGARIHRRAAEMAVLNAPALRELAPDLVVSDVITACGGLAAELVGIPWIELNPHPLYLPSKGLPPIGSGLAPGTGIRGRLRDAAMRALTGRSWRAGLRQRAAVRVEIGLPAPDPGPLRRLIATLPALEVPRPDWPAEAVVVGPLHFEPTDRVLSVPPGSGPVVVIAPSTAVTGTAGLVEVALGCLTPDDTLPEGSRVVVSRLGGEDLPVPAWAVVGLGNQAELLTHADLVICGGGHGMVAKTLLAGVPLVVVPGGGDQWEIANRVVRQGSGRLVRPLTAEALVAAVNEVLSSPGYRQAAQQAAGGIAEVADPVQVCHEAL; from the coding sequence ATGCACGTCGCCGTGGTCGCCGGGCCGGATCCCGGGCACTCATTTCCCGCGATTGCGCTGTGCCAACGCTTTCAGGCTGCCGGGGACACACCCACGCTGTTCACCGGCGTGGAATGGCTGGACGCCGCACACGCAGTCGGGATCGACGCCGTCGAATTGGACGGATTGACGGCCACCGACGAGGACCTGGACGCCGGGGCGAGGATCCATCGAAGAGCCGCAGAGATGGCGGTGCTCAATGCGCCGGCGTTGCGCGAGCTGGCGCCCGATCTGGTGGTCTCTGATGTGATCACCGCCTGCGGGGGCCTGGCCGCCGAGCTGGTGGGCATTCCCTGGATCGAACTCAACCCGCATCCGCTGTACCTGCCCTCGAAAGGTCTGCCGCCGATCGGCAGCGGGCTGGCACCGGGCACGGGAATCCGTGGCCGGCTGCGCGATGCCGCGATGCGGGCCCTGACGGGACGGTCCTGGCGTGCGGGTCTGCGACAGCGCGCCGCCGTCCGGGTCGAGATCGGGTTGCCGGCACCCGATCCCGGGCCGCTGCGGCGGCTGATCGCCACGCTTCCTGCGCTGGAGGTGCCGCGGCCGGACTGGCCGGCCGAGGCCGTCGTGGTGGGCCCCTTGCATTTCGAGCCGACCGATCGGGTGCTATCGGTTCCTCCGGGGTCGGGGCCGGTGGTCGTCATCGCACCGTCCACCGCGGTGACCGGAACCGCCGGACTGGTCGAGGTCGCGCTGGGATGCCTGACGCCGGATGACACGCTGCCGGAGGGTTCGAGGGTGGTGGTCTCCCGGCTGGGTGGCGAGGATCTGCCGGTGCCGGCCTGGGCGGTGGTCGGACTGGGAAACCAGGCCGAGCTGTTGACGCATGCCGACCTGGTAATCTGCGGCGGCGGTCATGGGATGGTGGCCAAGACGCTGCTGGCCGGGGTTCCCCTGGTGGTGGTACCCGGCGGCGGGGACCAGTGGGAGATCGCTAACCGGGTGGTGCGTCAGGGCAGCGGCCGGTTGGTCCGGCCGTTAACCGCCGAGGCGCTGGTGGCCGCGGTGAATGAGGTGCTGTCCTCGCCCGGGTACCGGCAAGCCGCGCAGCAGGCTGCCGGCGGCATCGCCGAGGTCGCCGATCCGGTCCAGGTGTGCCATGAGGCGCTTTAG
- a CDS encoding DUF3046 domain-containing protein, protein MRLTEFHERVTLRFGAAYGASVLVDHVLTGFGGRTAAQAIEDGVEPRDVWRALCADFDVPRDQW, encoded by the coding sequence GTGCGGTTGACGGAGTTCCACGAGCGGGTCACCCTGCGATTCGGTGCCGCCTATGGGGCATCCGTGTTGGTGGACCATGTGCTGACCGGCTTCGGGGGTCGTACCGCTGCTCAGGCGATCGAGGACGGTGTCGAGCCCCGCGACGTGTGGCGGGCGCTGTGCGCCGACTTCGACGTTCCCCGCGACCAGTGGTGA
- a CDS encoding (2Fe-2S)-binding protein has product MNISAELAEIATYGGFFALGAGGDATGWHPVVQSYSDGFADLVEATARRYHTTELRIGASLVHLGHAARLWSPVLACALAHGVLPDLSNLQRANDGAHLRLPEPVGAPVPAHRELPETLYRVVVRDHMEPSAAGLRVKVAPALLSGNIASALVGASRALLSARPDLRQTIVETTSRLLDTGVLAGTGVLTGLDFRRRSCCLFYRVPGGGTCGDCPLQRGESASSASNLR; this is encoded by the coding sequence ATGAACATCTCCGCGGAGCTCGCCGAAATCGCTACGTATGGCGGCTTTTTCGCATTGGGCGCGGGCGGGGACGCTACCGGATGGCATCCCGTCGTCCAGTCTTACTCCGACGGGTTCGCCGACTTGGTCGAGGCAACCGCCCGGCGCTACCACACCACGGAGTTGCGGATCGGCGCCTCGCTGGTTCACCTCGGTCACGCCGCCCGGCTGTGGTCACCCGTTCTCGCCTGCGCGTTGGCCCACGGCGTGCTGCCGGACCTGAGCAATCTGCAACGCGCCAACGACGGAGCGCACCTCAGACTCCCCGAGCCCGTGGGAGCGCCTGTTCCGGCTCACCGGGAGCTACCGGAGACGTTGTACCGCGTTGTCGTGCGCGACCACATGGAACCGTCAGCGGCCGGCCTGCGGGTCAAGGTTGCACCCGCCCTGCTGTCCGGCAATATCGCATCAGCCCTCGTCGGAGCCTCGCGGGCGTTGCTCTCGGCACGGCCCGACTTGCGTCAGACGATCGTCGAGACCACCAGCCGCCTACTGGACACCGGCGTTCTGGCCGGAACCGGCGTGCTCACCGGGCTCGACTTCAGGCGGCGCAGCTGCTGCCTCTTCTACCGCGTGCCGGGTGGGGGCACATGCGGCGATTGCCCGCTTCAGCGTGGCGAGTCCGCGTCCAGCGCATCGAACCTGCGGTGA
- the recA gene encoding intein-containing recombinase RecA, whose translation MAQAPDREKALELAMAQIEKSYGKGSVMRLGDEVRQPISVIPTGSIALDVALGIGGLPRGRVVEIYGPESSGKTTVALHAVANAQAAGGVAAFIDAEHALDPEYAKKLGVDTDSLLVSQPDTGEQALEIADMLIRSGALDIVVIDSVAALVPRAELEGEMGDSHVGLQARLMSQALRKMTGALNNSGTTAIFINQLRDKIGVMFGCMNYSTRVMLADGTTEKIGKIVNGKMDVEVLSYDSETDRIVPRKVVNWFNNGPADQFLQFTVEKSGGNGKSQFAATPNHLIRTPGGWTEAGDLIAGDRVLAAEPHLLSDQQFQVVLGSLMGDGNLSASRRDRNGVRFRLGHGAKQVDYLRWKAAMLGNIKHSLRENAKGAQFIDFSPLVELAELQRAVYLGDGKKFFAEEYLKALTPLALAIWYMDDGSFTLRSKGLQERTTGGSGRIEICVEAMTEGTRLRLRDYLCDTHGLDVRLRQAGSADKAALVFSTEATTKFQELVAPYMAPSMEYKLLPRFRGRSQVTPQFVEPTQRLVPARVLDVYVKPHIRSMNRFDIEVEGNHNYFVDGVMVHNSPETTTGGKALKFYASVRMDVRRIETLKDGTNAVGNRTRVKIVKNKVSPPFKQAEFDILYGKGISREGSLIDMGVDQGFIRKSGAWFTYEGEQLGQGKENARNFLMENADVANEIEKKIKEKLGIGAVVTDDLSNDDVLPAPVDF comes from the coding sequence ATGGCGCAAGCCCCCGACCGTGAGAAAGCTCTCGAACTGGCGATGGCCCAGATCGAGAAGAGTTATGGCAAAGGCTCGGTGATGCGCCTCGGTGACGAGGTGCGTCAGCCAATTTCGGTCATTCCGACCGGATCCATCGCCCTGGACGTCGCCCTGGGCATCGGCGGCCTGCCGCGTGGCCGGGTGGTGGAGATATACGGCCCGGAGTCCTCGGGCAAGACCACCGTCGCATTGCACGCGGTGGCCAATGCGCAGGCCGCCGGCGGCGTCGCGGCGTTCATCGACGCCGAGCACGCGCTGGATCCCGAGTACGCCAAGAAACTCGGTGTCGACACCGATTCCTTGCTGGTCAGCCAGCCGGACACCGGTGAACAGGCACTCGAGATCGCCGACATGCTGATCCGCTCGGGCGCGCTCGACATCGTGGTCATCGACTCGGTGGCGGCGCTGGTGCCGCGCGCGGAACTCGAAGGTGAGATGGGGGATAGCCATGTCGGACTGCAGGCCCGGCTGATGAGCCAGGCGTTGCGGAAAATGACTGGCGCACTGAACAATTCGGGAACCACGGCGATCTTCATCAACCAGCTCCGCGACAAGATCGGAGTCATGTTCGGATGTATGAACTATTCGACTCGAGTGATGCTTGCCGACGGCACCACCGAAAAGATCGGCAAGATCGTCAACGGCAAGATGGATGTAGAGGTGCTGTCCTATGACTCGGAGACAGATCGGATTGTGCCTCGCAAAGTCGTGAACTGGTTCAATAACGGCCCGGCCGATCAATTCCTCCAGTTCACCGTCGAGAAGTCCGGCGGCAACGGCAAGTCGCAGTTCGCGGCGACGCCTAATCACCTCATCCGTACACCGGGAGGCTGGACGGAAGCCGGTGATCTCATTGCCGGGGACCGGGTGCTGGCTGCGGAACCGCATCTGCTCAGCGACCAGCAGTTTCAGGTGGTGTTGGGTTCGCTGATGGGTGACGGAAACTTGTCTGCTAGCCGGCGAGACCGCAATGGCGTCCGATTCAGGCTCGGGCATGGCGCTAAGCAGGTCGACTACCTCCGGTGGAAGGCGGCGATGTTGGGCAATATTAAGCACTCGCTGAGGGAAAACGCCAAAGGCGCACAGTTCATCGATTTCTCTCCCCTGGTCGAGCTAGCCGAACTGCAGCGCGCCGTATACCTCGGAGATGGCAAGAAGTTCTTCGCTGAGGAGTATCTGAAGGCGCTGACGCCGCTTGCCCTGGCCATTTGGTACATGGATGACGGATCATTCACCTTGCGCTCCAAGGGGTTGCAGGAACGTACCACCGGTGGGAGTGGGCGTATTGAGATATGTGTCGAGGCAATGACAGAGGGCACACGCCTGCGATTGCGTGACTACTTGTGCGATACCCATGGATTGGATGTGCGCTTGCGGCAAGCTGGCTCCGCCGATAAGGCGGCGCTGGTGTTCTCCACCGAGGCGACAACGAAGTTCCAAGAGTTGGTGGCCCCCTACATGGCGCCGTCCATGGAGTACAAGCTACTGCCTCGATTCCGCGGTCGGAGTCAGGTGACACCGCAATTCGTTGAGCCGACTCAACGGCTGGTGCCGGCCCGGGTTCTCGATGTGTACGTTAAACCGCACATTCGCTCGATGAATCGGTTCGATATTGAGGTAGAAGGCAACCACAATTACTTCGTCGACGGAGTGATGGTGCACAATTCACCCGAGACGACAACCGGCGGAAAGGCGCTGAAGTTCTACGCGTCGGTGCGCATGGACGTGCGACGAATCGAGACGCTCAAGGACGGCACCAACGCGGTCGGCAACCGCACCCGGGTCAAGATCGTCAAGAACAAGGTGTCGCCGCCGTTCAAGCAGGCCGAGTTCGACATCCTCTACGGCAAGGGCATCAGCAGAGAGGGCTCGCTGATTGATATGGGCGTGGACCAGGGCTTTATCCGCAAGTCCGGGGCTTGGTTCACCTACGAGGGCGAGCAGCTCGGCCAGGGTAAGGAGAATGCCCGCAACTTCCTGATGGAGAACGCCGACGTGGCCAACGAGATCGAGAAGAAGATCAAGGAAAAGCTTGGCATTGGCGCAGTGGTGACCGATGACCTCTCAAATGACGACGTCTTGCCCGCCCCCGTCGACTTCTGA